The nucleotide sequence GCCTGAAGCCGTAGGCGCTGCCAACCTGTTTTCTCTACCATTGCATGAGGCCGGCCATTTGGTCGGCCTCATGTCGTTTAGAAGACGCATATCTTCGCCCTCATACCTATAATTTCCTTCCGCAACATGGCAGTTCCCACCTCCGCGACGCTCCGCACCTTGTTGTTCGTGCTGAATCCCGTGTCAGGTGATATCAGCAAGGCCGAGCTGGAAAGCGCCATCACGGCCTACTGCACGGAGCGCGGCCGCCGGGCCCGGTTCTACCACACCACCGGCAAAAACGACCTGCAACACCTGCAGCGGCATCTGCAGCAGCATGCCTACGATGCCGTATTTGCGGCCGGTGGCGACGGCACCGTGAGCCTGGTGGCCGAGGCCCTGCTCGGTGGGCTGGTGCCGCTCGGGATTCTGCCGCTGGGTTCCGGCAATGGCCTGTCGAAGGACCTGGGCATTCCGCAGGATCCGCAGGAGGCCCTAAAGCTGACGTGGCAGCACGTGGTGCGGCCCATCGACACGCTGCAGATCAACGGCCGGTTCGCGGCGCATCTGGCCGATCTGGGCTTCAATGCCCTCATCGTGGAGCGTTTCGACCAGGGTGATACCCGCGGGCCGGGCGCGTACGTCCGTATTGCCACGCAGGAGTACCTGAGCTACGTGCCGGCCACCTACCAAGTGCGAACCGAGCACGAGCAGTGGGAGGGCGCGGCCTTCATGCTTACCATCGCCAACGCCCGCACCTTCGGCAGCAACGTCATCATCAACCCCGACAGCCAACTCGATGACGGGGAGTTCGAGATTTGTGTGATTGAGCCGTTTCCCGGCACGGCCGCGCCCGGCATCCTCTACAACCTCTACACGGCCGGGTTCGATGCCTCGGAGTATA is from Hymenobacter yonginensis and encodes:
- a CDS encoding diacylglycerol/lipid kinase family protein yields the protein MAVPTSATLRTLLFVLNPVSGDISKAELESAITAYCTERGRRARFYHTTGKNDLQHLQRHLQQHAYDAVFAAGGDGTVSLVAEALLGGLVPLGILPLGSGNGLSKDLGIPQDPQEALKLTWQHVVRPIDTLQINGRFAAHLADLGFNALIVERFDQGDTRGPGAYVRIATQEYLSYVPATYQVRTEHEQWEGAAFMLTIANARTFGSNVIINPDSQLDDGEFEICVIEPFPGTAAPGILYNLYTAGFDASEYTRRLQGRQVSIRVPGATRVLCQIDGEPCYLTTPIEVTIRPRSLRVLVPAAL